In one window of Rhodothermales bacterium DNA:
- a CDS encoding MmgE/PrpD family protein — MSGTITETMSRWAADLQFEDIGERAVAEARRYLLDSLGCALGGLQQEDAHIALKVLTRTGGNGKATVIGTGKKTDPVTASLANALMVRVMDYNDIYWQQDPSHPSDIIPAAMACGERASGTGKDLIVGIVLGHEFEMRLCEAAFPGIRERGWHHATLTAFVSPIVAGRMLDMSWDKIQHAIGISASRHATLGAVTAGKLTMMKNTVDPMATQSGVLAALLAEEGYTGPEHVIDGKEGLVHCFGPEWKLNILVDGLGDSWRIERCGMKAFPTEALTHTPISAVLDLVIDNDLAPDDIDTVTIHSLARAADILADPSKYDPRSKETADHSLPYVIAAAIVDRQVTPAQFTQERILAEDIRAQLNKVKVVADEEIEKVFPALQRVVVKILTTDGREFTKTLDYPKGDPRNPLTDREIEDKFDALASPVMSMEARTQLKDAVWSLEDISSISDLMDLCKADTWGK, encoded by the coding sequence ATGTCCGGTACGATTACAGAAACGATGTCCCGCTGGGCGGCTGATCTGCAGTTTGAAGACATTGGTGAGCGTGCTGTGGCCGAGGCCAGACGCTACCTGCTCGATTCGCTGGGCTGCGCACTTGGGGGTCTCCAGCAAGAGGACGCGCATATCGCGCTCAAAGTGCTCACCAGAACCGGTGGCAACGGGAAGGCGACCGTTATCGGCACGGGAAAGAAAACAGATCCCGTGACGGCTTCGCTCGCCAACGCGCTGATGGTCCGCGTGATGGATTATAACGACATCTACTGGCAGCAGGACCCGTCGCATCCGTCCGATATCATCCCGGCCGCGATGGCGTGTGGAGAACGAGCCAGTGGCACGGGCAAAGACCTCATCGTCGGAATTGTGCTCGGTCACGAGTTCGAAATGCGTCTGTGTGAGGCCGCTTTTCCCGGCATCCGCGAACGAGGATGGCACCACGCGACACTGACGGCCTTCGTCTCTCCCATTGTGGCAGGCAGGATGCTCGACATGTCATGGGACAAAATCCAGCACGCTATTGGCATCTCGGCCTCCCGCCACGCGACACTCGGCGCCGTCACGGCCGGGAAGCTCACGATGATGAAGAATACTGTCGATCCGATGGCGACGCAGAGTGGAGTTCTGGCAGCGCTGCTGGCGGAGGAAGGTTATACCGGACCGGAGCATGTCATCGATGGCAAAGAGGGGCTGGTCCACTGCTTCGGTCCTGAGTGGAAACTGAATATCCTGGTCGATGGACTGGGTGACTCGTGGCGGATCGAACGGTGCGGCATGAAGGCCTTCCCAACGGAAGCGCTGACGCATACACCGATCTCGGCTGTGCTTGACCTTGTTATTGACAATGATCTGGCACCCGATGACATCGACACCGTCACCATTCATTCACTCGCCCGCGCCGCGGACATCCTGGCCGACCCATCCAAGTATGACCCAAGAAGTAAGGAAACGGCCGACCACAGCCTGCCCTACGTCATTGCGGCTGCCATCGTGGACCGGCAGGTCACACCTGCGCAGTTCACCCAGGAGCGGATTCTCGCAGAAGACATCCGCGCTCAACTCAACAAGGTCAAAGTTGTAGCGGATGAGGAAATCGAAAAGGTGTTTCCGGCGCTGCAACGCGTGGTGGTGAAAATTTTGACGACGGATGGTCGCGAGTTCACAAAGACGCTCGACTACCCGAAGGGAGACCCGCGTAACCCGTTGACCGACAGAGAAATCGAAGACAAGTTTGACGCGCTGGCATCACCCGTGATGTCGATGGAAGCACGGACTCAACTCAAAGACGCAGTCTGGTCTCTGGAAGACATTTCGTCGATATCCGACCTCATGGACCTCTGCAAAGCCGACACCTGGGGGAAATGA